The Electrophorus electricus isolate fEleEle1 chromosome 4, fEleEle1.pri, whole genome shotgun sequence region AGTGTTTCATTGGGGCACATAAGAAGCGCGGGGACAGACAATGCCGCCGGTCCTGGTTTGCAAAGCGCCTGTGTGCATTGTCATATGGAGACAATAGGACTGCTGTCGAGGCAGGGTTAGAAGTCTCGGcgccaaaacaacaacaacaacaacaacaacaacaacaacaacaacaacaacaacaacaacgacgacgacgacgacgacgacgacgacgacaacTCGCCTTCCTGCCTTGCAAGTGCATTTAGTCCGCTGCAAACTCAGTGAGCGTCTCGCTTTGTGAACGACAAGCAACCACGGTTACATTCGCCACGGCGCTCTTCCTAATGCACCTGTTCCGAACACgcggaaccaaaacaaaaccagtccTAACGATTTATGGCTACGGGATCACTttacaagcaagcaaacaatcGATATCTTGCACTGAGAACACAAACTCGAATTTAAAATTCACCGACACAGAAGGCCAAAGAGTTGTATAATAACAACGACAACCATaatactaaacacacacctcgGCGTTTAAAACCCATTCATAGGAATgattaaacagagaaaatgttAAGGACAAATGCTGACCGCTCAGCAAAGACGTAATCATTGTACAAGTTTCGTATTAAAAGATCTTTCGAATGTAATAAAAACTTGAACGACATGGAACACAGGACAGATGAGCGTGGAGGAAATCGTTAAGAAAAGCGCGCATTACCTATTGTTCGCTCACCTGCGAGGCGGAGCGCGGACATCCTCTGAAACTCAGGCTCTTGCAGCCACTTCCACATTCTCCGGAAGGTCTCGCGCCCCGACTTCAGCTTGCTCCACGGCTTAGGGTTCCGGAGCAGGTCTGACAGGGTGCCTTGCGAGCGACACAGCACTCTCTGCGCGAAGATAGCCTGGGGGATGCTGTATCTCTTTAGCTCCGTCGTGATCCTTTGCGCCACTTCTTTGGTATTGACTTCTTCCATTTGTCCTGAATTGCTCCCTGCGTTGACCTGCGATCCAGGCACGGAGGAATGGTTTTGTTCCCGGGCAGAGCCGAGCACCTGCCCGTGGCCCTGTGCATTAAGATGGGCGTGAGGGTGATGGTGAATCCCGTTGATTTGCACCATTCCTGCCGACGAGGCGCTCATGTGCTGCTCCCCGTGTCGGGCCAGCATCGCGGGGTGGTGTGCCTCAAATCCGTTTGATGTGAGCATCTTCTCGGCGGGCATAGTGGCCCCTGGGTGCGCGTAAGGCGGCAGCCCCTGCTGGGAGTTGTGAATGCCACCCAGGCCGGATCCTGACAGCGGTGACAGACTCTGTCCCATGCTCGTAACATCCTTGTGATATGGCGCGTAGAGGTTGTTCATAGATGCCAGACCCCTATCGTCCCGCATCAAAGTGAAGCTACCGCTAACGTTGCCCGGGATCCTTTGGTGTGGatgagggtggtggtggtggtggtggtggtgatggtggtgaggaaACTTGTCAGAGACGGTGGAGATGGGGGGTAACGGCTGCAGCGGGGTCAGGGTCGTGTAGGTGGTGCTCATGCTCATTCCGGGGGGAGCCTCGCACGCCATGCTCATGGCCGGGTGCAGGTGGCTCGCGAGGCCATGGTCCGGTGGCCGGTGCTGATGATAGTCGCCGCTGTCCAGGATTGATGCCATGCCCATTGGACGCGCGTGGGCCGACAGGCTGCTCCGATGGTTCACCGCGCTCCTGTGATGGACGCTGTCGCCAGTCATAAGGTCCGCCGCACTAGGGACCGATTCATGGCTCACTCCGTGCAGATCGCCAATATTCTCCATCGACAGCTGAGCATTCATTATACGCGCGAGCTTGTAGACAAATCATCTATCTGATCGCGAAGAGTAAGTCACTGTCCAGAGAAGTTCTGCTCTCGCTTCCCGCAGTCTTATTCTCAGTTGCTtagttgtgtatttttgtttttcatttatcgggtatattttttttgttttcttgattaagattttcttcatttaactaaaaaaaaaaaggtctgttttttttttttttttaaatattatttagttttttttttcttttttttttttcgatcGCTTTggttataaaaaaaagaaagaaattaaggCCCCCGTCCTTTCACGAGCGCATCCTCGGTCGTGATGTCGGTCTGGAAGCGCTCCTCGCCATCTCGAGCCATGGCTGCTGTTGTTTCGATTTCTTCAGCCCACTGCTCGCGCTGCGGCTGCTGCTCCGCACTCATGCGCACTCGCCACCGGCGTCCCCTCCCACCGCGCGCACAAGCGGACGCTCGCAGCTCGTGGCCGTCTGACGTCAGTTATTAAGGAAGTCACAGCCCTATAACAGAGGTGAAGGCCTACTGCCTGATTATGCTCCCAGTCCCCGGTTTCCATCATCGTAATACGGCAAATTTCCCTATTCAAATTTGTTTAATAGgggaattacatttttttttcatttatgtcaCAGAAGAACACAATGAATACGTTATTAAGGCAGATATAATTGATAGAAAACAAatcaattgaaaaaaaaatgtaaatagtgtTTGGGAGCCTCCTTAATGCAGAAGGCAGACTTCCGGGTTCATATATGGGTCTTTGAAAACATTAGTACACACGTGAAGAGTTCCTGCCCTAAGAGAAGTGTTTGCATCCAGCTATTACTAAACAAATCGGCGCACCTGTCAAAATGGGGCGTAAGTCTTTTCTTTATCGTCACAcgaaaagtcttttttttttactaacatttattctcttttaatctttatctttttaatgaaatactATTTAAAAGTGGATGTTTCAGACGGACTTTCGTCGGATACGGTATGTAGGGCCAGGTCAGTTTTTATAAGCGGATAACCGGCAGCGCGAGGCTAGGCAGATGTGCCCATTGTTGGGCTATTAAGTGTAACGAACCAAACTATCAGACGCGTGCCTGCCACCCGTCTCGCGGAGCTGCGGGCGGCACGGGATAATGACACAGCACATTACACTTCTTGAGTGAACTTCATTCACGACTCATTTATGAATGAACAGAGGAGACACAttttataacaaaaacacacatttatcagCATTAAAGAATAGTTTTTCTCTGAAAATGTCTGGAAATGAGACATGATATTTATACATTAGAGACGTAGACCTAATTGTATAGTTTTCACACAGTTTGAAGCCATTTCTGATAAACATACAATTTTATACAATTTCTAAtctacagttttttgttttttttttaatctgtatcTTTAGAAAGAATATCGAAAAAGGGGGAACATGGattttacaatacatttcaaCAGTATATCATAAACATCAAACATCATCTGGCACGCGTACACGCACAAG contains the following coding sequences:
- the onecut1 gene encoding hepatocyte nuclear factor 6, which produces MNAQLSMENIGDLHGVSHESVPSAADLMTGDSVHHRSAVNHRSSLSAHARPMGMASILDSGDYHQHRPPDHGLASHLHPAMSMACEAPPGMSMSTTYTTLTPLQPLPPISTVSDKFPHHHHHHHHHHHPHPHQRIPGNVSGSFTLMRDDRGLASMNNLYAPYHKDVTSMGQSLSPLSGSGLGGIHNSQQGLPPYAHPGATMPAEKMLTSNGFEAHHPAMLARHGEQHMSASSAGMVQINGIHHHPHAHLNAQGHGQVLGSAREQNHSSVPGSQVNAGSNSGQMEEVNTKEVAQRITTELKRYSIPQAIFAQRVLCRSQGTLSDLLRNPKPWSKLKSGRETFRRMWKWLQEPEFQRMSALRLAACKRKEQEHGKGERGGVSKKPRLVFTDVQRRTLHAIFKENKRPSKELQITISQQLGLEIATVSNFFMNARRRSLDKWLDDGGSSSANPPSSSTCTKA